Proteins co-encoded in one Dama dama isolate Ldn47 chromosome 2, ASM3311817v1, whole genome shotgun sequence genomic window:
- the LOC133066606 gene encoding olfactory receptor 8B8 isoform X1: MPETVAENSSVTEFILEGLTSQPELQIPLFFLFLGFYVVTVVGNLGLITLIGLNSHLHTPMYFFLYNLSFIDFCYSTVITPKMLMSFVSKKNIISYAGCMTQLFFFLFFVISESFILSAMAYDRYAAICNPLVYMATMSPQICLLLLLGVYVMGFVGAMAHTACMVRLTFCANNLVDHYMCDILPLLELSCTSTHVNELVVFIVVGLDIGVPTVTIFISYALILSSILHIRSTEGRSKAFSTCSSHIIAVSLFFGSGAFMYLKPSSLLPMNQGKVSSLFYTIVVPMLNPLIYSLRNKDVKSALKKTLSKVLFS; the protein is encoded by the coding sequence ATGCCTGAAACGGTAGCTGAGAACTCTTCTGTGACAGAGTTCATCCTCGAAGGCTTAACCAGCCAGCCAGAACTCCAGATCCCCCTCTTCTTCCTGTTTCTAGGTTTCTACGTGGTCACTGTGGTGGGGAACCTGGGCTTGATAACCCTGATTGGACTCAACTCTCAcctgcacacccccatgtactttttcctctatAACTTATCCTTCATAGATTTCTGCTATTCCACTGTTATCACTCCCAAAATGCTGATGAGTTTTGTCTCAAAGAAGAACATCATCTCCTACGCAGGGTGTATGACTCagctcttcttctttcttttctttgtcatcTCTGAGTCCTTCATCCTGTCAGCGATGGCATATGACCGCTATGCTGCCATCTGTAACCCACTGGTGTACATGGCCACCATGTCTCCCCAGATCTGTTTACTTCTTTTGTTGGGTGTCTATGTGATGGGGTTTGTTGGGGCCATGGCCCACACAGCATGCATGGTGAGACTGACCTTTTGTGCCAACAATCTTGTTGACCACTACATGTGTGACATCCTTCCCCTTCTTGAGCTCTCTTGCACCAGCACACATGTAAATGAGCTGGTGGTTTTCATTGTTGTGGGCCTTGATATTGGTGTGCCCACAGTTACCATCTTCATTTCTTATGCcctcatcctctccagcattctccATATTCGTtccactgagggcaggtccaaaGCATTCAGCACCTGTAGCTCCCACATTATtgcagtttctcttttctttgggtCTGGGGCATTCATGTACCTTAAACCATCTTCTCTTTTACCCATGAACCAGGGGAAAGTGTCCTCCTTGTTCTATACCATTGTGGTGCCCATGCTCAACCCCTTAATCTATAGCCTGAGGAATAAGGACGTCAAAAGTGCTCTGAAGAAAACTTTAAGCAAAGTATTGTTCTCCTGA
- the LOC133066606 gene encoding olfactory receptor 8B8 isoform X2 — protein MGPQSNSSVTEFILEGLTSQPELQIPLFFLFLGFYVVTVVGNLGLITLIGLNSHLHTPMYFFLYNLSFIDFCYSTVITPKMLMSFVSKKNIISYAGCMTQLFFFLFFVISESFILSAMAYDRYAAICNPLVYMATMSPQICLLLLLGVYVMGFVGAMAHTACMVRLTFCANNLVDHYMCDILPLLELSCTSTHVNELVVFIVVGLDIGVPTVTIFISYALILSSILHIRSTEGRSKAFSTCSSHIIAVSLFFGSGAFMYLKPSSLLPMNQGKVSSLFYTIVVPMLNPLIYSLRNKDVKSALKKTLSKVLFS, from the coding sequence AACTCTTCTGTGACAGAGTTCATCCTCGAAGGCTTAACCAGCCAGCCAGAACTCCAGATCCCCCTCTTCTTCCTGTTTCTAGGTTTCTACGTGGTCACTGTGGTGGGGAACCTGGGCTTGATAACCCTGATTGGACTCAACTCTCAcctgcacacccccatgtactttttcctctatAACTTATCCTTCATAGATTTCTGCTATTCCACTGTTATCACTCCCAAAATGCTGATGAGTTTTGTCTCAAAGAAGAACATCATCTCCTACGCAGGGTGTATGACTCagctcttcttctttcttttctttgtcatcTCTGAGTCCTTCATCCTGTCAGCGATGGCATATGACCGCTATGCTGCCATCTGTAACCCACTGGTGTACATGGCCACCATGTCTCCCCAGATCTGTTTACTTCTTTTGTTGGGTGTCTATGTGATGGGGTTTGTTGGGGCCATGGCCCACACAGCATGCATGGTGAGACTGACCTTTTGTGCCAACAATCTTGTTGACCACTACATGTGTGACATCCTTCCCCTTCTTGAGCTCTCTTGCACCAGCACACATGTAAATGAGCTGGTGGTTTTCATTGTTGTGGGCCTTGATATTGGTGTGCCCACAGTTACCATCTTCATTTCTTATGCcctcatcctctccagcattctccATATTCGTtccactgagggcaggtccaaaGCATTCAGCACCTGTAGCTCCCACATTATtgcagtttctcttttctttgggtCTGGGGCATTCATGTACCTTAAACCATCTTCTCTTTTACCCATGAACCAGGGGAAAGTGTCCTCCTTGTTCTATACCATTGTGGTGCCCATGCTCAACCCCTTAATCTATAGCCTGAGGAATAAGGACGTCAAAAGTGCTCTGAAGAAAACTTTAAGCAAAGTATTGTTCTCCTGA